A stretch of Microbacterium sp. LWH3-1.2 DNA encodes these proteins:
- the thiS gene encoding sulfur carrier protein ThiS, whose translation MTTITVNGEPHHASAPQSVADLVQGILGVRVATDGTIPDGRTLGIAVAVNSVIVPRAGWAREQLADGDAVEIVSATQGG comes from the coding sequence ATGACCACGATCACCGTCAACGGCGAACCCCATCACGCGTCCGCGCCTCAGTCGGTCGCCGATCTGGTGCAAGGGATCCTGGGCGTTCGCGTCGCCACCGATGGCACCATCCCCGACGGCAGGACCCTCGGCATCGCCGTCGCGGTCAACTCGGTCATCGTCCCTCGCGCGGGATGGGCACGCGAGCAGCTCGCCGACGGCGATGCGGTCGAGATCGTCAGCGCCACACAGGGAGGCTGA
- a CDS encoding HoxN/HupN/NixA family nickel/cobalt transporter — MNRMTPAARRVLIVAGALLIVSWALFAIVVLPGDHQAGTSTFGTGLAVTAFVLGMRHAFDADHIAAIDNTSRKLVADGKDPSSVGVWFALGHSTVVLVAVGLVTAGVGALTSQIGAEDSPLGVFTGVWGPTVSSVFLLAMATANLVILFRLLRHARGGAPVQDAPAAGGPISVVIARTAATLDAPWKMFVVGLLFGLGFDTASTITLLLIAGGAGVVMPWYAAMVLPLLFTAGMVTCDGMNSIVTARLYRWSADRPERRRRYNATLILLSVTVAFIVGTVGLCGVLVDSAGVRWAPVEAVAATNLDSFGLIIVAALLIAWLTGWIFARSQRAATA; from the coding sequence ATGAATCGCATGACACCGGCAGCACGCCGCGTGCTGATCGTCGCCGGCGCGCTCTTGATCGTCAGTTGGGCGCTGTTCGCGATCGTGGTGCTGCCCGGCGACCATCAAGCCGGCACATCCACGTTCGGGACCGGTCTGGCCGTCACGGCCTTCGTGCTCGGCATGCGTCATGCGTTCGATGCCGACCACATCGCCGCCATCGACAACACGAGCCGCAAGCTGGTGGCCGACGGGAAGGACCCGTCGAGTGTCGGCGTGTGGTTCGCGCTGGGGCATTCGACGGTGGTGCTGGTGGCGGTCGGCCTCGTGACCGCCGGAGTCGGAGCCCTGACCTCCCAGATCGGGGCGGAGGATTCTCCACTGGGTGTCTTCACGGGGGTGTGGGGGCCCACAGTGTCGAGCGTCTTCCTGCTCGCCATGGCAACGGCGAACCTGGTCATCCTCTTTCGACTTCTCCGTCACGCACGCGGAGGCGCCCCCGTCCAGGACGCCCCCGCGGCTGGCGGCCCCATCTCGGTGGTCATCGCGCGCACCGCGGCCACGCTGGACGCCCCGTGGAAGATGTTCGTCGTCGGCCTGCTGTTCGGGCTGGGATTCGACACCGCTTCCACCATCACGCTGCTCCTGATCGCCGGCGGGGCGGGCGTCGTCATGCCGTGGTACGCGGCGATGGTTCTGCCGCTGCTGTTCACCGCGGGGATGGTGACGTGCGACGGCATGAACAGCATCGTCACGGCGAGGCTCTATCGATGGTCGGCGGATCGTCCCGAGCGGCGGCGCCGCTACAACGCCACCCTGATCCTGCTCTCGGTCACGGTCGCCTTCATCGTCGGGACCGTCGGCCTGTGCGGCGTGCTCGTCGACTCCGCGGGAGTCCGGTGGGCACCCGTGGAGGCCGTCGCGGCGACGAATCTCGATTCGTTCGGGTTGATCATCGTCGCCGCGCTCCTCATCGCGTGGCTCACCGGCTGGATCTTCGCCCGCTCGCAGCGCGCGGCCACAGCATGA
- the ureG gene encoding urease accessory protein UreG produces the protein MPESPASRALRLGVAGPVGTGKSSLIATICRALADEIRIGVITNDIYTDEDARFLRSAGVLEPERIIAVETGACPHTAIRDDVTANLLAAEDLERAFAPLDMVVIESGGDNLTATFSPALVDAQIFVLDVAGGGDVARKGGPGIGRADLLVVNKTDLAPYVGVDVPQMVADATAARDDRPVLALSRTDAPSVAALRAWVLSVLAAHRAGSHIPQDPGPMAPHFHADEEGNGLLHTHEDGEAPHAHAADEAAHSHADHVHP, from the coding sequence GTGCCTGAATCCCCCGCATCCCGCGCTCTGCGCCTCGGCGTCGCCGGCCCGGTCGGCACCGGCAAGTCATCGCTCATCGCGACGATCTGCCGCGCCCTCGCCGACGAGATCCGCATCGGCGTCATCACGAACGACATCTACACCGATGAGGATGCCCGCTTCCTCCGCTCTGCCGGCGTGCTTGAGCCCGAGCGCATCATCGCCGTCGAGACCGGTGCGTGCCCGCACACCGCCATCCGGGATGACGTCACCGCGAATCTCCTTGCGGCCGAGGACCTCGAGCGCGCGTTCGCGCCGCTGGACATGGTGGTGATCGAGTCCGGCGGCGACAACCTCACCGCCACGTTCTCGCCGGCACTCGTCGACGCGCAGATCTTCGTGCTCGACGTCGCCGGCGGCGGCGACGTGGCCCGCAAGGGCGGACCCGGCATCGGCCGCGCGGACCTGCTGGTCGTCAACAAGACCGATCTCGCGCCCTATGTCGGCGTGGACGTCCCGCAGATGGTCGCCGACGCCACCGCCGCGCGCGACGACCGGCCCGTGCTCGCCCTCTCGCGCACCGACGCGCCCTCGGTCGCCGCGCTGCGCGCGTGGGTGCTCTCGGTGCTGGCCGCGCACCGCGCCGGGTCGCACATCCCGCAGGACCCCGGGCCGATGGCACCGCACTTCCACGCCGACGAGGAAGGCAACGGCTTGCTCCACACGCACGAGGACGGCGAGGCGCCCCACGCGCATGCGGCGGACGAGGCCGCGCACAGCCACGCCGACCACGTGCACCCGTGA
- the ureB gene encoding urease subunit beta has product MASGSASGPGAIRVRPGSIELNADRADDERLDLVILNTGDRPVQIGSHIHLPDVNAALEFDRSAAAGFRLDIPSGTSERFEPGVSKRVAAVSLRGNRRVAGIQIRSTEDD; this is encoded by the coding sequence ATGGCATCAGGTTCAGCATCCGGTCCCGGCGCCATCCGGGTCCGGCCCGGATCGATCGAGCTCAACGCCGACCGCGCCGATGACGAGCGCCTCGACCTCGTGATCCTCAACACCGGCGACCGGCCGGTGCAGATCGGCTCGCACATCCACCTGCCCGACGTGAACGCCGCGCTGGAGTTCGATCGCAGCGCGGCCGCGGGCTTCCGTTTGGACATCCCGTCCGGCACATCCGAGAGGTTCGAGCCCGGCGTCTCCAAGCGCGTCGCGGCCGTCTCGCTGCGCGGGAATCGACGTGTGGCCGGCATCCAGATCCGATCGACGGAGGACGACTGA
- a CDS encoding DUF6326 family protein gives MTIRTKTPNLLDYPRIPVQAKLAAAWTSFMFLYVYVDILNFYKPGVVDSILGGLVWRFEVTPTLLTVMLASVALPAVMVMLSLMMPAKVNRATNLAVAALYIPYSMFNAAGATWEWAFFYCLSIGIEVLLLAFILRSAWTWPRTPAVAPADPATTDLRR, from the coding sequence ATGACCATCCGAACGAAAACCCCGAACCTGCTCGACTACCCGCGGATCCCCGTGCAGGCCAAGCTCGCGGCCGCATGGACCAGCTTCATGTTCCTCTACGTCTACGTCGACATCCTCAACTTCTACAAGCCCGGTGTCGTCGACAGCATCCTGGGTGGTCTCGTCTGGAGGTTCGAGGTCACCCCGACCCTGCTGACCGTGATGCTCGCGTCGGTGGCGCTTCCCGCCGTCATGGTGATGCTCTCCCTGATGATGCCCGCCAAGGTGAACCGCGCCACGAACCTCGCCGTCGCCGCGCTCTACATCCCCTACTCGATGTTCAATGCCGCCGGAGCGACCTGGGAATGGGCCTTCTTCTACTGCCTCTCCATCGGAATCGAGGTGCTGCTCCTGGCCTTCATCCTGCGCTCCGCCTGGACATGGCCCCGAACCCCCGCCGTCGCCCCCGCAGATCCCGCGACGACCGACCTTCGACGATGA
- a CDS encoding urease accessory protein UreD: MNPTVVDISPRGADVSCALAGELIVPRLVRRHGRSAEVALVAGRAMLLPGDDVRIRIAVGAGCALNLVDIGGLVVYGRPGEAGDASQWHARVDLEPGARLAWEGLPTVVTDAGSLTRSLTITLAPGSSAVLRETLVLGRTGERGGRLTAETDVSDVIGPLVRETLEVRGDSPVPGILGPNRVMDSVITVGEQASVAEIEGATRLELERGGTVVRYLGDAAHESPLEGLLIAAARLEREPAPVA, from the coding sequence ATGAACCCCACGGTCGTCGACATCTCCCCGCGCGGAGCGGATGTGTCGTGCGCGCTGGCAGGCGAACTCATCGTGCCGCGCCTCGTGCGTCGACACGGGAGATCCGCCGAAGTGGCGCTCGTCGCCGGGCGCGCGATGCTGCTTCCCGGCGACGACGTCCGCATCCGGATCGCGGTCGGCGCGGGCTGCGCGCTCAATCTCGTCGACATCGGCGGCCTCGTCGTCTACGGGCGCCCGGGAGAAGCCGGCGACGCGTCGCAGTGGCACGCCCGCGTCGACCTCGAGCCCGGCGCGCGCCTCGCCTGGGAGGGTCTTCCGACGGTGGTCACGGATGCCGGTTCCCTTACGCGGTCGCTGACCATCACGCTGGCCCCCGGTTCGTCGGCGGTCCTGCGCGAGACCCTCGTCCTCGGCCGCACCGGGGAGCGCGGCGGCCGACTCACGGCGGAAACAGATGTCTCCGACGTGATCGGCCCGCTCGTGCGGGAAACCCTCGAGGTGCGCGGCGACTCCCCCGTCCCCGGCATCCTCGGCCCGAATCGGGTCATGGACAGCGTCATCACCGTCGGGGAACAGGCGTCCGTCGCCGAAATCGAGGGTGCGACCCGTCTCGAACTCGAGCGAGGAGGAACGGTGGTGCGCTACCTCGGCGACGCTGCGCATGAGAGCCCGCTCGAGGGCCTCCTCATCGCCGCAGCGCGGCTCGAGCGGGAACCCGCACCTGTCGCGTGA
- the moeB gene encoding molybdopterin-synthase adenylyltransferase MoeB, with protein MTTASARVVPPPLVPPAPTLAPEELDRYSRHILLPEIGGTGQRRLKNARVLVIGAGGLGSPVLLYLAAAGVGTVGIVDDDRVEASNLQRQIVHGVGDVGRLKVDSARDALAALNPLVEVRTHPVRLSSENAVTMFEQYDLVIDGADNFATRYLVSDAAAVTGKPCVWGSILRFGAQVSVFWNTCGPTYRDLYPDVPPPESAPSCGEAGVLGVLCGVAGSMMAGEAIKLITGTGRPLLGRLAVFDLAEATWRELRIQPDSDRPPIAEVRHQGDPCGLSIPATDAPDIITVEQLRTSLFERSSGQAAFELLDVREADEHARAHISGSRSVPLTRLRSDGPGRLGVPSELPIIVYCAAGPRARAAAMLLSAAGHRDVRVLAGGFDRWTALSGRP; from the coding sequence ATGACAACCGCCTCGGCTCGGGTGGTCCCGCCACCGCTCGTCCCTCCGGCGCCGACGCTCGCGCCCGAAGAACTCGACCGGTACTCCCGGCACATCCTTCTTCCCGAGATCGGCGGGACGGGTCAACGGCGGCTGAAGAACGCGCGCGTGCTGGTCATCGGCGCCGGCGGACTCGGATCCCCGGTCCTCCTCTACCTCGCAGCCGCCGGCGTCGGCACGGTGGGGATCGTCGACGACGACCGCGTGGAAGCCAGCAACCTGCAGCGCCAGATCGTCCATGGCGTCGGCGATGTCGGCCGCCTCAAGGTCGACTCGGCGCGCGATGCGCTCGCCGCGCTCAACCCCCTGGTGGAGGTCCGCACCCATCCGGTGCGCCTGTCGAGCGAGAACGCCGTGACGATGTTCGAGCAGTACGACCTCGTCATCGACGGCGCAGACAACTTCGCGACCCGCTACCTCGTGTCCGATGCTGCCGCCGTGACCGGCAAGCCGTGCGTGTGGGGCTCGATCCTCCGATTCGGCGCCCAGGTCAGCGTCTTCTGGAACACCTGCGGACCCACCTATCGCGACCTCTACCCCGACGTCCCTCCGCCGGAATCGGCCCCATCGTGCGGCGAGGCCGGCGTGCTGGGAGTGCTCTGCGGAGTCGCCGGCTCGATGATGGCCGGGGAGGCGATCAAGCTCATCACCGGCACCGGAAGACCTCTGCTCGGGCGGCTCGCCGTCTTCGACCTCGCTGAGGCCACCTGGCGCGAGTTGAGGATCCAGCCCGACTCCGACCGACCGCCGATCGCCGAGGTCCGACATCAGGGAGATCCGTGCGGCCTCAGCATCCCGGCTACCGACGCACCCGACATCATCACCGTCGAGCAGCTGCGCACGTCGCTCTTCGAGCGCTCGTCGGGCCAGGCGGCGTTCGAGCTGCTCGACGTCCGCGAGGCGGACGAACACGCTCGAGCGCATATCTCGGGCTCCCGTTCCGTGCCGCTCACCCGGCTCCGCAGCGACGGCCCGGGTCGCCTCGGCGTGCCCTCCGAGCTCCCGATCATCGTCTATTGCGCAGCCGGGCCGCGTGCGCGGGCCGCGGCGATGCTCCTCTCAGCCGCCGGGCACCGGGATGTGCGTGTCCTCGCCGGAGGATTCGACCGATGGACTGCGCTGTCCGGCCGACCCTGA
- a CDS encoding urease subunit alpha produces the protein MVRIDRERYARIYGPTTGDQIRLGDTDLWIELEDDLTVGGEEAVFGGGKSIRESMAQSTLSRAEGALDTVITNAVILDWWGVVRADVGIRDGRIVGIGRAGNPDIADGVDPRLVIGPSTDVISGEGKILTAGAIDSHVHLLSPSQIHEALATGITTIVGGGTGPSEGSKATTVTPGAWHLERMHRSLDRLPVNVLLLGKGNTVSRAAFEEQALAGAAGYKVHEDWGSTPAAIDASLRAAEEWGLQVALHSDSLNEAGFVESSIAAMAGRSIHAFHVEGAGGGHAPDILSIASLPYVIPGSTNPTLPHTVNTVAEHLDMLMVCHHLNPGVPEDLAFAESRIRATTIAAEDILHDMGAISITSSDAQAMGRIGEVVTRTWQVAHVMKARRGSLGESLPADNERARRYVAKYTVNPAIAHGIDDEVGSVEVGKLADLVLWDPRFFGFRPSVVVKGGGLVWGALGDPNASIPTPQPVLMRPSFVDAIGGSLSVSFVAPAALEAGLEERLGLTRRLLPLRSTREVGKADMRNNDALPRIDIRPDTFDISIDGERVEPAPAARLPLAQLYQLF, from the coding sequence ATGGTGCGCATCGACCGCGAGCGGTACGCCCGCATCTACGGGCCGACCACGGGAGACCAGATCCGCCTCGGCGACACCGACCTGTGGATCGAGCTCGAGGACGATCTCACGGTCGGCGGCGAGGAAGCGGTGTTCGGCGGCGGCAAGTCGATCCGCGAATCGATGGCACAGAGCACGCTCTCCCGAGCGGAGGGAGCGCTCGACACGGTCATCACCAACGCGGTGATCCTCGACTGGTGGGGCGTCGTCCGCGCCGATGTCGGCATCCGCGACGGTCGCATCGTGGGAATCGGCCGCGCGGGCAACCCCGACATCGCCGACGGCGTCGACCCGCGACTGGTGATCGGCCCCTCCACCGACGTGATCTCCGGGGAGGGGAAGATCCTCACCGCCGGCGCCATCGACTCCCACGTGCACCTGCTCTCCCCCTCGCAGATCCATGAGGCGCTCGCGACCGGCATCACGACGATCGTCGGCGGCGGCACAGGCCCATCCGAGGGCTCGAAGGCGACGACGGTGACCCCCGGCGCGTGGCACCTCGAGCGGATGCACCGCTCGCTCGACCGGCTGCCGGTGAACGTCCTGCTGCTCGGCAAGGGCAACACGGTGTCGAGGGCGGCCTTCGAAGAGCAGGCTCTGGCCGGCGCGGCCGGCTACAAGGTCCACGAGGACTGGGGCTCCACACCCGCGGCGATCGACGCCAGTCTCCGTGCAGCCGAGGAGTGGGGACTGCAGGTCGCCCTCCACAGCGACTCGCTCAATGAGGCCGGATTCGTCGAGTCGAGCATCGCGGCGATGGCGGGCCGCAGCATCCATGCCTTCCACGTCGAGGGTGCCGGCGGCGGCCACGCGCCCGACATCCTGTCGATCGCGAGCCTGCCGTACGTGATCCCCGGGTCGACGAACCCGACCCTGCCGCACACCGTCAACACCGTCGCCGAGCATCTCGACATGCTGATGGTCTGCCACCACCTCAACCCCGGCGTGCCCGAGGACCTCGCCTTCGCGGAGTCCCGCATCCGTGCCACCACGATCGCCGCGGAAGACATCCTGCACGACATGGGGGCGATCTCGATCACGTCCTCCGACGCTCAGGCCATGGGGCGTATCGGCGAGGTGGTCACGCGGACCTGGCAGGTCGCGCATGTCATGAAGGCCCGCCGCGGGTCGCTCGGGGAGAGCCTTCCCGCCGACAACGAGCGTGCACGCCGCTACGTGGCCAAGTACACCGTCAACCCTGCGATCGCTCACGGCATCGACGACGAGGTCGGCTCGGTGGAGGTCGGTAAGCTCGCCGATCTCGTGCTGTGGGATCCGCGGTTCTTCGGCTTCCGTCCGAGCGTCGTCGTCAAGGGCGGCGGACTGGTCTGGGGCGCGCTCGGCGACCCCAACGCATCGATCCCCACGCCGCAGCCGGTGCTGATGCGCCCCTCGTTCGTCGACGCGATCGGCGGTTCACTGTCGGTCTCGTTCGTCGCGCCCGCGGCGCTGGAGGCCGGACTCGAGGAACGGCTCGGTCTCACCCGCCGGCTGCTGCCGCTGCGTTCGACGCGCGAGGTCGGCAAGGCCGACATGCGCAACAACGACGCTCTCCCCCGGATCGACATCCGGCCCGACACGTTCGACATCTCGATCGACGGCGAACGCGTCGAGCCCGCGCCCGCCGCACGTCTTCCCCTGGCCCAGCTCTACCAGCTGTTCTGA
- a CDS encoding MerR family transcriptional regulator, translating to MPDRNSSTPLYGIAVAADLLGIPEASLRLFESKGLLTPSRTQGGTRRYSDDDLVRLRRIAELREQGLNLEGVLRVLELQDENQALRDELAG from the coding sequence ATGCCGGACCGCAACTCCTCGACTCCGCTCTACGGGATCGCCGTGGCGGCCGATCTGCTGGGGATACCGGAGGCCAGCCTGCGGCTCTTCGAGAGCAAGGGGCTGCTGACGCCGTCGAGGACGCAGGGCGGTACCCGTCGCTACAGCGACGACGATCTCGTGCGCCTTCGGCGAATCGCCGAACTGCGCGAGCAGGGCCTCAACCTCGAGGGCGTGCTTCGAGTACTCGAGCTCCAGGACGAGAACCAGGCGCTGCGGGACGAACTCGCAGGCTGA
- a CDS encoding zinc-binding dehydrogenase has protein sequence MGIDQRSDARQGGSTAPGCSAPSADAHRQPRPRQRARRALDRPPRSDRTARVLSGFSGQRQRPFASFGRREDLLSPTDLLTTGQVAPVIDRTYTLDEAADALRCIAAGHTRGKVVITV, from the coding sequence GTGGGAATCGACCAGCGATCGGATGCTCGACAAGGTGGAAGCACAGCCCCTGGCTGCAGTGCGCCGAGCGCTGACGCCCACCGGCAGCCTCGTCCCCGACAGCGGGCGCGGCGGGCGCTGGATCGGCCCCCGCGGTCGGATCGTACAGCGCGCGTACTGTCCGGGTTCTCCGGTCAGCGGCAGAGGCCGTTCGCGTCGTTCGGGAGGCGCGAGGACCTCCTGAGTCCGACCGACCTGCTCACGACCGGGCAGGTCGCGCCCGTCATCGACCGCACCTACACGCTCGACGAAGCGGCCGACGCCCTCCGCTGCATCGCGGCCGGCCACACCCGAGGGAAGGTCGTGATCACCGTCTGA
- a CDS encoding urease accessory protein UreF: MPPLPSSTAALLLADARLPSGGHAHSAGVEPAVMAGVDAAHLGALLHGRAATTTLVEAGTAVAARHARITGGELDAVEAAWAARTPSRAQRDAARLLARGYLRVGGTLLPGDEAIAAWRERPVPPPRPCVLGVIAAGLDVPPLELARLVVYEDMQAAAAAVLKLEPRDPLELVSLVIELCSGVDDRLAAIAAITDPAGIPALTAPQSEAWAEVHARSTRRLFRA, translated from the coding sequence ATGCCGCCCCTCCCGTCCTCCACCGCCGCCCTGCTGCTGGCCGACGCACGGCTGCCTTCGGGCGGTCACGCGCACTCTGCCGGAGTGGAGCCCGCGGTGATGGCGGGAGTGGATGCTGCGCACCTCGGCGCGCTCCTGCACGGCAGGGCCGCGACCACCACGCTCGTCGAGGCGGGCACGGCCGTGGCTGCGCGGCACGCCCGCATCACGGGCGGGGAACTCGACGCCGTAGAGGCCGCGTGGGCCGCGCGCACCCCGAGCCGGGCACAGCGGGATGCCGCGCGTCTGCTCGCGCGAGGGTACCTGCGCGTGGGCGGCACACTGCTCCCGGGCGACGAGGCCATCGCCGCGTGGCGGGAGCGCCCGGTGCCGCCGCCGCGCCCGTGCGTGCTCGGCGTCATCGCCGCCGGGCTCGACGTGCCGCCGCTGGAGCTGGCGCGGCTCGTCGTCTACGAAGACATGCAGGCTGCGGCGGCCGCCGTGCTCAAGCTCGAGCCGCGCGATCCACTCGAGCTCGTGTCGCTCGTGATCGAGCTGTGCAGCGGGGTCGACGACCGCCTCGCCGCGATCGCCGCGATCACCGATCCCGCCGGTATCCCCGCACTCACCGCACCACAATCCGAAGCGTGGGCCGAGGTCCACGCACGATCCACCAGGAGGCTCTTCCGTGCCTGA
- a CDS encoding TetR/AcrR family transcriptional regulator translates to MPAKRQRQVASDLGLNRQRVVVEAIRLADSEGIDGLSMRRLADALGAGVMSLYHYVAGKEELLDTMIDIVFEEIELPPEEGDWQSAIRRRATSARQVLARHPWANGLMESRTSPGPANLRHHEAVTARLRRAGFSALMATHANWVLDSYVYGFALQAASLPFDTADELADVIEDAYLPQLPHDEFPYLHESATALVAAGFDPAEEFVFGLDLVLTALEPLRDSA, encoded by the coding sequence GTGCCTGCGAAAAGACAGCGCCAGGTCGCCTCCGACCTGGGATTGAACAGACAGCGGGTCGTGGTCGAGGCGATTCGCCTCGCAGATTCCGAGGGAATCGACGGGCTGAGCATGCGCAGGCTGGCCGACGCGCTCGGCGCGGGCGTGATGTCGCTCTACCACTACGTCGCGGGCAAGGAGGAGTTGCTCGACACGATGATCGACATCGTGTTCGAGGAGATCGAACTCCCGCCCGAAGAGGGCGACTGGCAGTCAGCGATACGACGGCGGGCGACATCCGCGCGACAGGTTCTCGCACGACACCCGTGGGCGAACGGTCTGATGGAGTCGCGGACATCTCCCGGGCCCGCGAACCTCCGCCACCACGAAGCGGTCACCGCCCGCCTCCGGCGGGCCGGCTTCTCGGCCTTGATGGCGACGCACGCCAACTGGGTGCTCGACAGCTATGTCTACGGTTTCGCGCTGCAGGCAGCCAGCCTGCCGTTCGACACCGCGGACGAGCTCGCGGACGTGATCGAGGATGCCTATCTGCCTCAGCTGCCTCATGACGAGTTCCCCTACCTCCACGAGTCAGCCACGGCGCTCGTCGCTGCCGGCTTCGACCCGGCGGAGGAGTTCGTCTTCGGCCTGGACCTCGTCCTCACCGCTCTCGAGCCCCTGAGAGACTCCGCGTAG
- a CDS encoding urease subunit gamma, protein MHLSPADTEKLLLAVAGMVARDRRERGVKLNHPEAVALLSTWVIERARDGAEVAQLMTEGRTVLSRGDVMDGVADMLADVQVEATFPDGRKLVTLHHPID, encoded by the coding sequence ATGCACCTGTCACCCGCAGACACGGAGAAGCTGCTGCTCGCGGTGGCGGGCATGGTGGCGCGCGATCGCAGGGAGCGCGGCGTCAAGCTCAACCATCCGGAGGCGGTCGCCCTGCTGTCGACCTGGGTCATCGAACGCGCCCGGGACGGCGCCGAGGTGGCTCAGCTGATGACCGAAGGACGAACCGTGCTGAGCCGGGGGGACGTGATGGACGGCGTCGCCGACATGCTCGCGGACGTACAGGTCGAGGCGACGTTCCCCGACGGCCGCAAGCTCGTCACCCTCCACCACCCGATCGACTGA
- a CDS encoding thiazole synthase, which yields MRSRSSAPHREADVATDTLRIDGVDLGSRLIMGTGGAPSHALLGDALRASGTELTTVSMRRHDPSSTGSLFQLLNDHGIRLLPNTAGCLTAREAVLTAELAREALSTNWIKLEVIADENTLLPDGAELAAATEQLVGQGFVVFAYTNDDPALALRLEELGAAAVMPLGAPIGTGLGILNPHNISLIVERAGVPIVLDAGIGTASDAALAMELGCDAVLLATAVTRAQDPVGMATAFRHAVVAGRLAHRSGRIPRRAAARASSAMEGRPDL from the coding sequence ATGCGGTCGAGATCGTCAGCGCCACACAGGGAGGCTGACGTGGCCACCGACACCCTGCGCATCGACGGCGTCGACCTCGGCTCACGACTGATCATGGGCACGGGCGGAGCCCCGAGCCATGCCTTGCTCGGCGACGCCCTGCGGGCCTCCGGCACCGAACTCACCACCGTCTCGATGCGTCGGCATGACCCGTCGAGCACAGGCTCCCTGTTCCAGCTCCTGAACGACCATGGCATCCGGCTGCTTCCGAACACTGCAGGATGCCTCACCGCGAGGGAGGCGGTGCTCACCGCCGAACTGGCACGCGAGGCGCTGTCCACCAACTGGATAAAACTCGAGGTGATCGCGGACGAGAACACCCTCCTCCCCGATGGCGCCGAACTCGCCGCCGCCACCGAGCAGCTCGTCGGCCAGGGATTCGTCGTCTTCGCATACACCAACGACGACCCGGCACTCGCCCTGCGCCTGGAAGAACTGGGCGCCGCCGCCGTGATGCCGCTGGGCGCGCCGATCGGGACAGGGCTCGGCATCCTCAACCCGCACAACATCTCCCTCATCGTCGAACGGGCCGGCGTCCCGATCGTGCTGGACGCCGGCATCGGCACTGCATCCGACGCCGCCCTCGCCATGGAGCTCGGCTGCGACGCCGTGCTGCTGGCGACCGCTGTCACCCGCGCACAGGACCCCGTCGGCATGGCGACGGCCTTCCGACACGCCGTCGTCGCCGGGCGGCTCGCCCACCGGTCGGGCCGCATCCCCCGCCGCGCCGCCGCCCGAGCCTCCTCCGCCATGGAAGGACGACCGGACCTATGA